AACATCTTCGTTTAACTTTGCAGTCATTTCGGTTTCAATAAATCCAGGCGCAATTACATTACAACGAATATTGCGAGATCCTAATTCCAGTGCTACAGACTTTGAAAAACCAATAACTCCAGCCTTAGATGCTGCATAGTTCGTTTGTCCTGCATTACCTTTTACCCCTACCACTGAACTCATATTAATAATTGAACCAGCACGTTGCTTTAAAAAAGTACGTTGAATCGCTTTTGTCATATTAAAAACCGATTTCAAATTCACATCCATCACGTTGTCAAAATCTTCTTCGGACATACGCATCAATAAATTATCTTTTGTGATTCCAGCATTATTAATCAATACGTCAACCGTTCCAAAATCGGCCAAAACAGCATCCACAAATGTTTGCGCTTCATTAAAATCTGCAGCGTTTGATTGATATCCTTTTGCTTTAATACCTAGAGCGTTTAACTCATTTTCTAAAGCCATCGCAGATTCTACTGATGAACTATATGTAAAAGCAACATTGGCTCCATGTTTAGCAAAAACCTCTGCAATCCCTTTTCCAATTCCGCGACTTGCGCCTGTGATAATGGCAACTTTTCCTTCTAGTAATTTCATATTCAAAAATTAGTTTATTTTTTATTTGAAGCTATTCCTGCTATTCACTGCAATCTTTTAGGTCCGCTGTCGCTTACCCAAAAGGATTTCCGTTGCTATCAGGGCTAAAAACGACTTGCCAAATATATACTATTTCCTTTTTTAAAAAAAATTTAGCTTTGATTATGAACAATAATTTTTACAATTAAACCTTCAAAAAACGATATGCTAGTTTATCCCAAAAAGCAGCATAAATGGCAATCAATGTAAATACTAGCAAAAACAAATGATACCACGCATTACTTAAAATATCTATAAAATTTAATTTACCATTTGCATAGTTTAATATCAACAATATCTGAGCACCATATGGCAATATCCCTTGTATTACACACGAAAAAATATCTAATATAGTAGCCGATTTTTTAGCACTCAACCCGTATTCATCA
This portion of the Flavobacterium sp. CECT 9288 genome encodes:
- the fabG gene encoding 3-oxoacyl-[acyl-carrier-protein] reductase, whose protein sequence is MKLLEGKVAIITGASRGIGKGIAEVFAKHGANVAFTYSSSVESAMALENELNALGIKAKGYQSNAADFNEAQTFVDAVLADFGTVDVLINNAGITKDNLLMRMSEEDFDNVMDVNLKSVFNMTKAIQRTFLKQRAGSIINMSSVVGVKGNAGQTNYAASKAGVIGFSKSVALELGSRNIRCNVIAPGFIETEMTAKLNEDVVKGWRDGIPLKRGGSTEDVANACLFFASDMSAYVTGQVLNVCGGMLT